The following DNA comes from candidate division KSB1 bacterium.
TAGCTTTCAGGCCTATCAGTCGCTGCGCTCCACGGCCGATAGCACGTTCGATTACTGGAAATCGCAACTCGATGTCAAAGTCTATTCTGCCAAGGTAAACGAACTTGAATCCAAGGTGAAATCGCTCAAGCTTGAAAAGATCGATGAGATCAAGGATGTAGCCGCGGTAGTCGACCTGGCGAAAAAAGTGGATGACATTCGTAAAGATGCGCTTTCGCTGAAGAAAGATGTGGAGCAGAAGCATGCTGCTTTGACCCAAACTTTCGATGAGCTCCAGGCGGAATTGAAATCCGCTCAAGGTGCGCTTCAACAGGACATTGACAAGGCTAAACAATTAGCGAAGCTGAAAGATTTGGATGTGAAAGATGTTGCCCTGGTGCTTTTCGGCAGCGCCGTGGTCGATCGTTATGAGCAGTTGCTCGATTATGTTGCCACCGGTCGAAAATATCTGGATAAAGTTCAAAAGATGACGGCTTCGGACAAGGTAGAAAAGCCCCCGCGTTTCAAGGGACAGGATATTCATTTTCCGTTTCGCTATCGCTATCCCAAATTTCTCCTGCGTCAGGCGAAACTCTCCGCTGCCACTGCAGCCGGGGATACCAGCCGTGCCTATTTTCTTGAGGGATATTTAACTGGGCTGACCAATCAACCCTCAGTTCTGGGAAGGCCCACCCGGTTTAACATCGATTTGATGCGCCTCGATGGCAATAAATATCGGCTGGCAGGAAGCCTGGATCATATCACCGATCAATCGCGGGATTCCCTGTGGCTTAGCGCCGAGAATTTTGGCCTGGGAAAAATCAATCTGAAAAAGAGCAAATATTTCCCAGCGGCCATTTCGGCCCAGAAGGGCAACATTATGCTGGCTGGATTTTTTGTTAGCAATAGCATCGACCTGAAGTTGAACCTTGATGTTTCTCCGGTGAACTTCATTTATGAAAGTGAAGCAACCGATCGCGTATCGAAAATCGTCCGAGAGGTTTTGGGGGGACTGACCAATGTGAACTTAAAAGCGCAGCTCATTGGCGGTGCTGGAGCCGATTTCAAATTGAACCTGAACTCCAACGTCGATAATGTGTTGGCCAATCAAATCAAACTGACCATTGCTGAGAACCTCCGCGAGGCCCAGCAACAGGTCGAAAGCTATGTCCGCACCGAGGTCGATAAAAAGCGCAAGCAGGTCGAGGCCATTATCGATGAAAATCGGCAGAAAGTTTATGCTGAACTGGATCAAGCCAAGCAAAAAGTTTACCAAATCACTAACGAGTTGGAGCAGCGAAAGAAGGAATTAGAGGAGCGAAAGAAGAAACTCGAATCGGATGCCAAGAAAAAAGTGATCGATTTCATCAGAAAGCCGGGAAATTAATTGGTGTTTGAAAATCAAATAGCAAAGCTGAGTGAAGTTTTTTTCTTTTGCTGGATTGATCTGATGTCTCGCTTTCCATCGTCCTATTGTGAAAGCTGACTTTTTAAATTCGATCAATGTAAGATGTCATTAGCTTAGCTTGAGACTTTCGCTTAATTCATGAATCGATTTTGCTGTGTTT
Coding sequences within:
- a CDS encoding TIGR03545 family protein, with translation MRKRGLIYLAVIAIIVAVIAYFTQDKFLERQLESGLEAIAGAKVEIDNFHFSLLKAECSWSRLQIANANDPWKNLVETGRASFDLETRPLFWRRFIIKEMALERVRTGTPRKTNGSLPKKPEPPKSTEPDLFERAKAALQKQLGDAPIFDLSGLGKKLKVDSLINVENLASFQAYQSLRSTADSTFDYWKSQLDVKVYSAKVNELESKVKSLKLEKIDEIKDVAAVVDLAKKVDDIRKDALSLKKDVEQKHAALTQTFDELQAELKSAQGALQQDIDKAKQLAKLKDLDVKDVALVLFGSAVVDRYEQLLDYVATGRKYLDKVQKMTASDKVEKPPRFKGQDIHFPFRYRYPKFLLRQAKLSAATAAGDTSRAYFLEGYLTGLTNQPSVLGRPTRFNIDLMRLDGNKYRLAGSLDHITDQSRDSLWLSAENFGLGKINLKKSKYFPAAISAQKGNIMLAGFFVSNSIDLKLNLDVSPVNFIYESEATDRVSKIVREVLGGLTNVNLKAQLIGGAGADFKLNLNSNVDNVLANQIKLTIAENLREAQQQVESYVRTEVDKKRKQVEAIIDENRQKVYAELDQAKQKVYQITNELEQRKKELEERKKKLESDAKKKVIDFIRKPGN